A window of the Barnesiella propionica genome harbors these coding sequences:
- the trkA gene encoding Trk system potassium transporter TrkA, producing MKIIIAGAGEVGTHLAKMLSREAQDIILIDTDDEKLQELDSRYNLMTIIGSPTSFHVQKQADVEHTDLFIAVTPFETRNITACAIASSLGARKTVARIDNYEYLKPGNKEFFKKMGVDELIYPEMLAAHEVSTALRRNWVRNWFELCNGELIVVGVRLRDTAMILNKKLFELTNADSYFHIAAIKRKHETIIPRGNDELKLGDIVYFTTTPDHIKDIRILTGKQEIDIKKVMIMGGSRIAVRIAACTPNDIKIKLIEIDRKKSYKLVEKMDDTIIIQGDGRDTELLKEEGIKDVDAFIALTDSSETNILACLTAKEFGVRKTIAEVENIQFISTAEGLNIGTIINKKLLAASRIFQLLLAEDSSNAKCMALADAEVAELVAKEGSKITKAPIKELSLPKDLTIGGLIREGKGMIVTGNTHIQPNDHVVVFCLDTAIQKIEKLFY from the coding sequence ATGAAAATAATAATTGCGGGAGCCGGAGAAGTTGGAACCCACCTTGCCAAAATGCTCTCAAGAGAAGCACAGGACATCATATTAATTGACACCGATGATGAGAAACTTCAGGAACTGGATTCTCGTTATAACCTCATGACCATAATAGGCAGTCCGACTTCTTTCCACGTGCAAAAACAGGCAGATGTAGAACATACCGATCTTTTCATTGCAGTAACCCCGTTCGAAACACGAAATATTACGGCATGTGCCATAGCATCCAGCTTAGGAGCCCGAAAAACAGTTGCACGCATAGATAATTACGAATACCTGAAACCGGGTAATAAAGAATTTTTCAAAAAAATGGGTGTCGACGAACTTATCTATCCGGAAATGCTAGCTGCCCATGAAGTGAGTACTGCTTTACGAAGAAACTGGGTACGTAACTGGTTCGAACTTTGTAACGGCGAGCTCATTGTGGTAGGGGTACGGCTTAGAGATACAGCAATGATACTCAATAAAAAACTGTTTGAACTGACCAATGCGGACAGTTATTTTCACATAGCTGCCATAAAACGGAAACACGAGACCATAATTCCCCGGGGTAACGACGAATTGAAATTAGGAGATATCGTTTATTTTACGACTACGCCTGATCATATTAAAGACATTCGCATACTGACCGGAAAACAAGAAATAGATATCAAGAAAGTAATGATCATGGGAGGCAGCCGTATTGCCGTACGCATTGCAGCCTGTACCCCTAACGATATAAAAATCAAACTCATTGAAATAGACCGTAAAAAAAGTTACAAACTCGTGGAAAAAATGGATGATACCATTATCATACAAGGTGACGGACGAGATACGGAACTTTTAAAAGAAGAAGGGATAAAAGATGTAGATGCATTCATAGCACTGACGGACAGCTCGGAAACGAACATATTAGCGTGCCTTACCGCTAAGGAGTTCGGTGTACGCAAAACGATTGCCGAAGTCGAAAACATACAATTCATTTCCACTGCAGAAGGATTAAATATAGGTACTATTATCAACAAAAAATTGTTGGCCGCCAGCCGTATTTTCCAATTGTTATTGGCTGAAGATTCTTCAAATGCCAAATGTATGGCTCTGGCAGATGCTGAAGTCGCGGAACTAGTAGCTAAAGAAGGTTCTAAAATAACAAAAGCTCCTATTAAAGAACTATCTTTACCAAAAGATCTCACTATCGGTGGTCTTATACGGGAAGGAAAAGGAATGATCGTAACCGGTAATACTCATATACAGCCGAATGACCATGTAGTCGTCTTTTGCCTGGATACTGCTATTCAAAAAATAGAGAAACTGTTTTATTAA
- the dxs gene encoding 1-deoxy-D-xylulose-5-phosphate synthase: protein MTDTKKTNILSTLDSPEDLRKLDIDQLPQVCNELRSFIIDSLSKNPGHFASSMGAVELTVALHYVFNTPYDRIVWDVGHQAYGHKILTGRRDLFHTNRKLNGLSGFPLPSESEYDAFVAGHASNSISAALGMATATQLQDEQQRQVIAVIGDASIAGGLAFEGLNNASIIPNNMLIILNDNDMAIDHNVGGLNNYLVDITTSKGYNKLRYDVYRTLRRLKLIDEAHRGTILRFNNSLKALLSKQQNIFEGLNIRYFGPIDGHDIGYIIRVLNDIKDMTGPKILHLCTIKGKGYEPAEKEATTWHAPGKFNKDTGERVKSDESSLPPRFQDVFGKTLVELADKNDKIVAITPAMPTGSSMIYMMEAHPTRSFDVGISEEHAVTFAAGLAKEGLIPFCSIYSTFLQRAFDQVIHDVAIQNLPVIFCIDRAGLVGEDGVTHHGNFDLSYLRCIPNMNIASPMDEHFLQHLMYSAQKKLSGPIAIRYPRGRGNMTDWHCTPQLLEYGKGRKLRDGNDVAILTLGPIGTSVAHVIEKANLQGISAAHYDMIFLKPIDEDILHEVGKNYKRVITVEDGSIKGGLGMAVIEFMNDNGYMVSVKRIGIPDEFIGHGTVDELYKLCGMDEDSILNTILSIVPQKQTQLLHTIQ from the coding sequence ATGACGGATACAAAAAAAACAAATATATTATCCACTCTGGATTCTCCCGAAGATCTTCGTAAACTCGACATAGATCAGCTACCTCAAGTTTGCAACGAACTCCGCTCCTTTATCATAGATTCTTTATCAAAGAATCCGGGACATTTCGCTTCCAGTATGGGTGCAGTGGAATTAACCGTCGCTTTACATTACGTATTCAATACTCCGTACGACAGGATCGTATGGGACGTCGGCCACCAAGCTTACGGTCACAAAATATTAACGGGAAGACGTGACCTTTTTCATACCAACCGAAAATTAAACGGCCTTAGCGGTTTTCCTCTCCCTTCGGAAAGTGAATACGATGCGTTCGTAGCCGGACACGCATCCAATTCTATTTCTGCCGCTTTGGGAATGGCGACTGCTACCCAATTACAAGATGAACAGCAACGGCAGGTTATTGCTGTTATAGGAGATGCTTCCATAGCCGGAGGTTTGGCATTCGAAGGTTTGAACAACGCCTCCATCATTCCCAACAACATGCTCATTATCCTCAACGACAACGATATGGCAATAGACCATAACGTGGGAGGATTAAATAATTATCTGGTAGATATCACAACCTCGAAAGGTTATAATAAATTGCGTTATGACGTTTACCGTACATTACGGCGTCTTAAGCTTATAGATGAAGCCCACAGAGGTACAATATTACGCTTTAACAATAGTCTTAAAGCCTTACTGAGTAAACAACAAAATATATTCGAAGGCTTAAACATACGTTACTTCGGACCTATAGACGGACATGATATAGGTTATATCATTCGTGTTCTGAACGATATTAAAGACATGACAGGTCCCAAGATACTACATTTATGCACGATAAAAGGAAAAGGTTACGAACCTGCCGAAAAAGAGGCGACTACATGGCATGCCCCGGGTAAATTCAATAAAGATACGGGAGAACGGGTAAAGTCGGACGAAAGTTCTCTTCCTCCCCGTTTTCAGGACGTATTCGGCAAAACACTGGTGGAGCTGGCCGATAAAAACGACAAAATAGTCGCCATAACTCCTGCCATGCCTACCGGGAGCTCCATGATATATATGATGGAAGCCCACCCTACCCGTTCCTTTGACGTAGGAATATCCGAAGAACATGCCGTTACATTCGCTGCCGGTCTGGCAAAAGAAGGACTTATCCCCTTTTGCAGCATTTATTCAACATTCCTGCAACGTGCTTTCGATCAGGTAATTCACGATGTCGCCATACAAAATCTTCCGGTAATTTTTTGTATCGACCGGGCCGGTCTTGTCGGGGAAGACGGCGTAACACATCATGGAAATTTCGACCTCAGCTATCTGCGTTGCATACCTAACATGAATATCGCGTCTCCGATGGACGAGCATTTTTTGCAACATTTAATGTACTCGGCGCAAAAAAAACTGTCGGGCCCTATTGCTATAAGATATCCCCGCGGACGCGGAAATATGACCGATTGGCATTGTACGCCTCAGTTACTGGAATATGGCAAAGGCCGCAAATTACGCGACGGCAATGATGTCGCCATACTTACATTAGGCCCTATAGGGACATCCGTCGCCCATGTTATTGAAAAAGCAAACCTGCAAGGAATCTCTGCGGCGCACTATGATATGATATTTTTAAAACCTATAGACGAAGATATCCTGCATGAGGTAGGGAAAAATTACAAACGGGTCATAACCGTCGAAGACGGTAGTATCAAAGGCGGTCTTGGAATGGCCGTCATAGAATTTATGAATGATAACGGATACATGGTCTCTGTAAAACGTATAGGTATTCCTGATGAATTTATCGGACACGGAACAGTTGACGAATTATATAAATTATGCGGAATGGACGAGGACAGTATATTAAACACAATATTGAGCATTGTTCCTCAAAAACAAACACAGTTGTTGCACACGATACAATAA
- a CDS encoding prephenate dehydrogenase/arogenate dehydrogenase family protein has product MKILILGAGKMGSFFADVLSFKHEVAMFDTDLQRLRFTFNTIRMSRPEEITDFKPELVINAATVKYTIDAFKMILPYLSKNCILSDIASVKTGLPEFYKQAGHPFVSTHPMFGPTFANLSDLSTQNTIIITESDHLGKVFFKDLYNELHLNIFEYSFKEHDETIAYSLSIPFASTLVFAAVMKHQDAPGTTFKKHMSIARGLSSEDDYLLSEILFNPHTPEQLEKIRTELSTLLEIVKEKDNIKMTQYLKKFRENIK; this is encoded by the coding sequence ATGAAAATATTGATTTTAGGGGCCGGGAAAATGGGCTCGTTTTTTGCGGACGTACTAAGTTTTAAACATGAGGTCGCTATGTTCGACACCGATTTACAGAGACTGCGTTTTACATTCAATACTATACGTATGTCCCGTCCGGAAGAGATAACCGATTTCAAGCCTGAACTTGTTATTAACGCTGCTACCGTAAAATATACTATCGATGCTTTTAAAATGATATTACCATATTTATCCAAGAATTGTATATTATCGGATATCGCATCGGTAAAAACAGGATTACCGGAATTTTACAAACAAGCGGGGCATCCGTTCGTATCAACCCATCCCATGTTCGGACCCACATTTGCAAACCTGAGTGACTTGAGTACACAAAACACGATCATTATCACCGAAAGCGACCATCTGGGTAAAGTCTTTTTCAAAGACCTGTATAATGAATTGCATCTCAATATTTTCGAATATTCATTCAAAGAGCATGACGAAACGATAGCATACTCGCTATCCATTCCTTTCGCCTCTACGCTTGTGTTCGCAGCGGTCATGAAACACCAGGACGCTCCCGGAACTACCTTTAAAAAGCATATGTCTATCGCACGAGGACTTTCGTCGGAAGACGACTATTTATTATCCGAAATCCTGTTCAATCCGCATACTCCGGAACAATTGGAAAAAATAAGAACCGAATTATCCACTTTATTGGAAATAGTCAAAGAAAAAGACAATATAAAAATGACGCAATATCTGAAAAAATTCAGGGAAAACATCAAATAA
- a CDS encoding bifunctional 3-deoxy-7-phosphoheptulonate synthase/chorismate mutase type II: protein MKDLEPILLPGIEAKRPLIIAGPCSAETEEQVMRTAKELASQGIKIFRAGIWKPRTKPGGFEGVGVEGLTWLKRVKEETEMYISTEVATERHVFEALKHGIDMLWIGARTAANPFAVQEIADALKGVDIPVLIKNPVNPDLELWIGAVERIYNAGIHKLGVIHRGFSTYDKQIYRNQPQWHIPIELRRRMPNLPIYCDPSHMGGKRELIAPLSQQAMDLGYDGLIVETHCEPDCAWSDKNQQITPDVLNYILHMLVIRDTTQTTENLAELRSQIDILDNQLLELLSKRMRISREIGQYKKEHSMPVLQATRYDEILSKRISQAMELGMDGEFMKLVLQAIHEESVRQQIEIINK from the coding sequence GCAGCGCAGAGACAGAAGAACAAGTAATGAGAACAGCCAAAGAGCTGGCCTCACAAGGAATAAAAATATTTCGTGCAGGAATATGGAAACCCCGTACAAAACCCGGAGGATTCGAAGGGGTCGGGGTAGAAGGACTTACCTGGTTAAAACGCGTAAAAGAAGAGACAGAGATGTACATCTCTACCGAAGTTGCCACAGAACGCCACGTATTCGAAGCATTGAAACATGGTATTGACATGCTATGGATAGGAGCCCGTACTGCCGCCAATCCCTTTGCCGTACAAGAAATAGCCGATGCTCTTAAAGGCGTGGATATTCCCGTTCTTATCAAGAATCCTGTAAATCCCGATCTGGAATTATGGATAGGGGCTGTCGAACGTATTTATAACGCGGGAATACACAAACTCGGAGTTATCCACCGGGGATTCAGTACTTATGATAAGCAGATTTACCGTAATCAACCTCAATGGCACATACCGATTGAATTGAGAAGACGTATGCCAAATCTTCCTATTTACTGTGATCCCAGCCATATGGGTGGTAAAAGAGAATTGATAGCTCCTCTTTCTCAACAGGCCATGGACCTGGGATACGACGGTCTTATAGTGGAAACCCATTGCGAACCGGATTGCGCATGGAGTGATAAAAATCAGCAGATTACTCCCGATGTACTGAATTATATCTTACATATGCTGGTTATTCGTGACACCACACAAACCACTGAAAATCTGGCAGAATTACGCAGCCAGATAGATATTCTGGATAACCAGCTCCTGGAACTTCTATCTAAACGTATGCGTATTTCCAGAGAAATAGGGCAATATAAAAAAGAACATAGCATGCCTGTATTACAAGCAACCCGATATGATGAGATATTGAGTAAACGTATCTCTCAAGCTATGGAACTGGGTATGGACGGAGAATTTATGAAACTGGTATTGCAGGCAATCCATGAAGAATCGGTACGTCAGCAAATCGAAATTATAAATAAATAG